A part of Ammospiza caudacuta isolate bAmmCau1 chromosome 5, bAmmCau1.pri, whole genome shotgun sequence genomic DNA contains:
- the C5H12orf40 gene encoding uncharacterized protein C12orf40 homolog has translation MNWVGGSRSRIILKQERRKQKEYFERKKLKSKMKLLEVSSPKSSAVSLDLLNLYVVNQISTKKENTENLRKPVHIDITEDEKKPIRRHNLELPTSPPRTQHKSNLDDLQSRLQKQVLESRRQHLSEKVKHQHKLIPQVMELGYVDSSMENEDNLARVFSACPLPSSGFQFSNCTQLSEENFNTKRMGNVWEQIYEKKLQNQPGNSFDQDPWNTNPPSQCIFRKSDTVPQELFKPFDRQDYMNSARKNPVIIASNESENYEGIKEPIFDVVKETAGLKDGRGCSFLALFEEESQPIHNNPSTKHFNPFSNQSNNDIFFTVPDVRNQITNRNYSCDTRRVYPAINAKEDSVDRHLEGIFTAPEQVFLKSNNVSSTSYKETSALHKTHRQNCHEGQHYFMPCEQRERRANLEKIETLAYYRDQQNILKENVQNYSRKKSDDKSVKETARNQNHVFVFEEFTTAQEKGCKFGLSSYLQEMDVDSPLSSQSYSYSPRQTESYLSSSPDTSEEEDTGKKKNYLNEQSLKARGANLFSASVSREAPKSSHTQSVGMKPSSTLARKEANNLQEKDSNFCAIEEENKTHAALSQGPSQHALRREHVGSSTRCDMWSQTEGSVTVEKVDVGTQCGTLRVCSCGGSLPAARSPGTGPAPGTARTAGEQQWAAREGRQPAGSGSAGTGAFSAESEYLSLAGSRTLEVLDYIDKMKEREKQ, from the exons atgaacTGGGTGGGCGGCAGTCG AAGCAGAATCATATTAAAGcaagaaaggagaaaacaaaag gaatactttgaaagaaagaaacttaAGTCAAAAATGAAGCTCTTGGAAGTATCATCTCCTAAAAGTTCAGCAGTCAGTTTGGATCTTCTTAATCTATATGTTGTTAACCAGATATcaaccaaaaaagaaaacactg AGAACTTGAGGAAGCCAGTCCACATTGATATCactgaagatgaaaaaaaacccatcaggaGACATAACTTAGAGCTTCCCACATCACCCCCACGTACACAACATAAGTCAAACTTAGATGATCTCCAGAGCAG GTTACAAAAGCAAGTTTTGGAAAGCAGAAGACAACATCTCTCAGAAAAAGTAAAACACCAGCATAAG CTCATTCCACAAGTAATGGAATTAGGCTATGTTGATTCTAGTATGGAAAATGAAGACAACTTGGCAAGAGTTTTTAGTGCTTGTCCATTGCCCTCCTCTGGTTTTCAGTTCTCTAACTGTACACagctttcagaagaaaatttcaACACAAAACGAATGGGCAATGTTTGGGAACAGATCTAtgaaaaaaagctgcaaaaccAG CCAGGTAACAGCTTTGATCAAGACCCTTGGAATACAAACCCTCCAAGCCAGTGTATTTTCAGGAAGTCTGATACAGTGCCTCAGGAGCTGTTCAAGCCATTTGATAG GCAAGACTACATGAATTCTGCCAGGAAAAATCCAGTGATAATAGCCAGTAATGAATCAGAAAACTATGAAGGAATAAAAGAACCAATATTTGATGTTGTGAAAGAAACTGCAGGATTGAAAGATGGAAGGGGTTGTTCCTTTCTGGCACTATTTGAAGAAGAGAGCCAACCAATCCATAATAATCCTTCCACCAAGCATTTTAATCCTTTTTCTAACCAAAGCaataatgacatttttttcactGTTCCTGATGTTCGAAATCAAATTACCAACAGAAATTATTCTTGCGACACTAGAAGGGTTTATCCTGCAATCAATGCAAAAGAAGATTCTGTAGACAGACACCTTGAAGGCATTTTCACAGCTCCAGAACAGGTTTTCCTTAAAAGTAATAATGTGTCAAGTACAAGCTACAAGGAAACAAGTGCACTTCATAAAACACACCGGCAGAACTGTCATGAGGGACAGCACTACTTCATGCCCTGTgaacagagagaaagaagagcAAACCTTGAAAAAATTG agACATTAGCTTATTACCGTGATCAGCAGAATATCTTAAAGGAGAATGTGCAGAattattcaagaaaaaaaag TGACGACAAGTCTGTGAAGGAAACAGCCCGGAACCAGAACCATGTCTTTGTATTTGAAGAG TTCACAACAGCACAAGAGAAAGGGTGTAAGTTTGGACTGAGTTCATACCTTCAAGAGATGG ATGTGGACTCACCACTCAGCAGCCAGTCTTACAGTTACTCTCCAAGGCAGACTGAGAGCTATTTGAGCTCTAGTCCTGACACA TCTGAAGAGGAAGACACAGGCAAAAAGAAGAATTATCTGAATGAACAGTCCTTGAAGGCACGCGGTGCCAACCTGTTCTCAGCCTCAGTGAGCAGAGAGGCCCCCAAGAGCTCTCACACCCAAAGTGTGGGTATGAAGCCCAGCAGCACTTTGGCtagaaaagaagcaaacaatCTTCAGGAGAAAGACTCTAATTTTTGTGCCAtagaggaggaaaacaaaacccacgCAGCTCTGTCTCAGGGCCCATCCCAGCACGCCCTTAGGAGGGAGCATGTCGGTAGCAGCACCAGGTGCGATATGTGGTCGCAGACCGAGGGCTCCGTGACCGTAGAGAAGGTGGATGTGGGCACCCAGTGCGGCACGCTGAGggtgtgcagctgtgggggatCGCTCCCCGCTGCCCGCAGCCCGGGCAcgggccccgctcccggcaCTGCCCGCACGGCCGGAGAGCAGCAATGGGCGGCGCGGGAGGGGCGGCAGCCCgcgggcagcggcagcgccgggacAGGCGCCTTCTCTGCCGAGAGCGAGTACCTGAGtctggctggcagcaggactCTAGAGGTGCTGGACTACATTGATAAAatgaaggagagagagaagcagTGA